One window of Cupriavidus oxalaticus genomic DNA carries:
- a CDS encoding LysR family transcriptional regulator has translation MEALNLLESFVRSAEAGSFSAAARQLGMTPAAVSKNVARLESHLGLRLFQRSTRQLTLTASGEQFLRQVSGPFSTLRDAFASASQDAGKPAGTLKVSMALAFGREHLVPLLGEFLQRYPAIVPDWHFDNRPAELIQDGFDAAIGGGIELTDGVVARELARTCIVATASPAYMAGRPMPGHPGELAALDGIVRRSGPTGRLRTWTLRSESGEEAPVTQRTRMIFDDPEAMAHAAMLGYGVALLPTPHAARWLESGALVRLLPGWHADNGPISLYYPNKTLLPPKTRVFIDFVVAAFRDHGLAARFDAGIRPVR, from the coding sequence ATGGAAGCCCTGAACCTGCTCGAGTCCTTTGTCCGGAGTGCCGAAGCCGGCAGCTTTTCGGCGGCGGCACGCCAGCTCGGCATGACGCCAGCGGCGGTCAGCAAGAACGTGGCGCGGCTGGAGTCGCACCTGGGCTTGCGGCTGTTCCAGCGCAGCACGCGCCAGCTGACGCTGACCGCCAGCGGCGAGCAGTTCCTGCGGCAGGTCTCGGGCCCGTTCTCGACCTTGCGCGATGCCTTTGCCAGCGCCTCGCAGGACGCCGGCAAGCCAGCGGGCACGCTCAAGGTCAGCATGGCCCTCGCCTTCGGCCGCGAACACCTGGTGCCGCTGCTGGGTGAGTTCCTGCAGCGCTATCCGGCGATCGTGCCGGACTGGCATTTCGACAACCGCCCCGCGGAGCTGATCCAGGACGGTTTTGACGCGGCCATCGGCGGCGGCATCGAACTGACCGACGGCGTGGTGGCGCGCGAACTGGCGCGGACCTGCATCGTCGCGACCGCATCGCCCGCCTATATGGCGGGCAGGCCCATGCCGGGCCACCCCGGCGAGCTGGCCGCGCTGGACGGCATCGTGCGGCGCTCGGGCCCGACCGGCCGGCTGCGCACCTGGACGCTGCGCAGCGAGTCGGGCGAAGAAGCACCGGTCACGCAGCGCACGCGCATGATCTTCGACGACCCCGAGGCAATGGCGCACGCGGCCATGCTCGGCTACGGCGTGGCCCTGCTGCCGACGCCGCATGCGGCGCGATGGCTGGAAAGCGGTGCGCTGGTGCGCCTGCTGCCCGGATGGCATGCCGACAACGGGCCGATCTCGCTGTACTACCCGAACAAGACGCTGCTGCCGCCGAAGACGCGCGTGTTCATCGACTTCGTGGTAGCGGCGTTCCGCGACCACGGGCTGGCGGCGCGCTTTGATGCCGGTATCCGGCCGGTGCGTTAA